TCAATCGGTCCAGAGCTAGAAGGCGTCTGCTTGTACGGTCCGCGCATGAAATGGCTTTATGAGAAACTGTCGACTTCTTATGAAGGGAAATTACTGTGGAGCGAAGACGATTATGGGCCGATCATTGACCTATTAGCGAAACATCTTAAAAAAGACACAGCCGTCCTCGTCAAAGGGTCGCGCGGCATGGCGCTTGAAAAAGTAATCGAACCGTTTACGGACCAATGAAAACCGGTGTCTTGTGCATCCACGGCTTTACCGGCGGGCCGTTTGAAGTCGAACCGTTTGCCGATTACTTAAGCGAGCAGACGGATTGGATTATCGAAATCCCAACCTTGCCGGGGCACGGGGAAAAACTCGATCTCGGAGACCAGCGTGCTGAAGTGTGGATGATGGAAGCGGAGCTTGCGCTGAAGCGATTGAAAGCACAAGCCGATCGTGTCATCGTTGTCGGCTTTTCGATGGGCGGACTGATTGCAATGTATTTGTCGATGCGCTACAAAATCGACCGGCTGGTACTGTTGAGCGCAGCGGTGAAATACATCAGTCCTGTGCAGATCCGCGAAGAAGTGTGCGAAGCAATACGTGATTTAGTCAGCAAGCGCATCAATCAAAATGCGTTGTACCATTTATATGAATACAAATTTCGCAACACCCCGATCCGCTCAACGATAGAGTTCTTGCGTGTCGTTAAAACTGTCGAGCCGTATTACCGATTAATCGACGTGCCAGCTTTCATCGTCCAAGGCGAAAAAGACGGTGTTGTCCCGCCTTCCGCAGCGCAGCATATTTACGATCACCTTGGTTCAACGGAAAAGCATCTTTATCATTCGGCGACCGGCAAGCATTTAATTTGTTACAGCGATGATGTCGCTGAATGGTTCCCGAAAGCGCTAGAATTCATGCGCAAGGAACAGTAAACTGATAATTGGAACCTTTGCATATCAATTGCATGTGAAGGGGAAGCGTGTTATTCTGTTTAGAGCAATGGATACATTTTTGAGACACTCTTCCTTCGTGAAGAGGTTTTTTTTGAGCATAAACGGTTTGTTCTACTTACTGGGGAAGACAACCCCGCTGTGCAGACCGCTCGGCAACGACCGAGCTTTTCCTGTTCACACATCCCCTCTGACTTAAAACTCCAGAGCATGATTTTCGACGTGAAAGTTCTTAATAAAGGCTCGACCTTGTCACAAATTCATCTAAAATGTGTACCATTTGTAAATAAGATGAAGACAAAAGGAGATTGAAAAAATTTGGTTAAATTTACAGAATTAAACATCAGCGAAACAACATTGAAATCCGTAAGACGTATGGGCTTTGAGGAAGCGACACCTATCCAGGAAGGCACAATCCGCCTTGGCATGGAAGGCAAAGACATTATCGGGCAAGCACAAACAGGTACTGGTAAGACAACCGCTTTCGGTATTCCGTTGATCGAAAAAATCGACACACGCGACGGAAGTGTGCAAGGTTTGGTCATTGCACCGACACGCGAATTGGCAATCCAAGTTTCTGAAGAGCTTTACAACCTAGGTAAAGACAAAAACGTGCGCATCTTGTCCGTATTCGGTGGACAAGAAATCGGCCGTCAGATCCGCGCTTTGAAAAACCGCCCTCAAATCATCGTCGGCACACCTGGTCGTTTGCTTGACCATATTAACCGCCGCACGTTGAAGCTTGAAAACGTTAATACGCTTGTGTTGGATGAAGCTGATGAAATGCTGAACATGGGCTTCATCGAAGACATTCAGTCAATCATGTCGAATGTCCCTGATACCCGTCAGACGCTTCTGTTCTCTGCTACAATGCCGGATCCGATCCGTCGTATCGCAGAAAAATTCATGAAGACACCTGAAATCGTCAAAATCAAGTCGAAAGAAATGACTGTCGAAAACATCGAGCAGTTCTTCGTGAAATCCGTAGAACGCGAAAAATTCGATATTCTTTCTCGCTTGTTGAACGTTCAACAGCCAGAGCTTGCGATCGTCTTCGGACGCACGAAGCGCCGCGTTGATGAATTGGCACACGCATTGAACCTCCGCGGCTATCTAGCTGAAGGAATTCACGGCGACCTTAGCCAAGCGAAGCGTATGTCTGTTTTGAAACAATTCAAAGCAAACAAAATCGACATCTTGGTTGCAACTGACGTAGCAGCACGTGGACTTGATATCTCAGGCGTATCTCACGTATACAACTTCGATATTCCACAAGACCCTGAAAGCTATGTTCACCGTATCGGCCGTACTGGCCGTGCCGGTAAAAAAGGTGTAGCTGTCACTTTCGTTACACCACGCGAAATGGGCTACTTGTCTATCGTTGAAAGAACAACGAAGAAAAAAATGGAAGCTCTAGTTCCTCCAACTGCTGATGAAGCAGTAATCGGACTTCAGCGCGTTGCTGTAGAGCAATTGGAAACAATGACTGAGAAAAACAACCTCGGTAGCTACCGTGAGCTTGCAACAGAAATGTTGGAAAAACACGATGCAGTTGATTTGATTGCAGCAGCACTTAAAACGTTGACGAAAGATCCGGAAGACGCTCCAGTCCAAATTACCGAAGAGCGCCCATTGCCATCACGTGGCGGTGGCGGCTACAAAGGTAAAGGCGGCGGCGGACGTTCATCCGGCGGCGGATACAAAGGCAAAGGCGGCGGCGGACGCTCGTCTGGCGGTGGCTATAAAGGCCGTCGCGAGTCGTCAAGCTCAAGCCGTCCTTCAGGCGGAGGGCGTCCAGGACGCACTCGCCGTCACGAATCATAAAACCCGATCAATAAGATTAAAAGGTGGAGAACCGGCAGCAAATGCCGATTCTCCGCCTTTTTTGTCGTTTCAGAATAAGGTACAATGAAATGAAACATTCCGGTTCATGAAACGTATAAAGAAGAGAGTACTCTTGATTGGAGATGACATAATGAACCATCAACCGAAAAACCGGATCTCCCGAAAGGGGCTGACTGTCTGGCGCCTCTACGGAATGATCGAAACAGTGGTCGTTGCCCTGTTATTGGCCGGTGTAGGCACTCTTACATATTTTTTTGACTGGCCAAATTGGATCTATGCAGCAGCAGGTGGTCTACTAGTGCTGTTTGCTTTTCTATTTGTCTATTTATTCCCGAAAATCCGCTGGGAAAGATGGCGCTATGAAGTGCGCGACCAGGAAATCGAATTGCAGCACGGCTTGTTCATTGTCAAACGGACGCTCGTGCCAATGGTCCGCGTCCAGCACGTCGACACAGAACAAGGCCCGATCTTGCGGAAATACGATTTATCGGAGATTTCCATTTCGACTGCCGCAACTACCCATACCATTCCCGCATTGATTACGGAAGAGGCAGATGAATTGCGCTCCCGTATTTCCGTGCTCGCAAGGGTGGCGGAAGATGATGTCTGAAACGCGCTATAAACTGCATCCGATTTCAGCACTCATCAATTTCTTAAAAGGCTTAAAAGAATTGATCTTGCCTTTCGTCATTATTTTTGGTGCGAACTTGTTCCGCGAAGATGGGATTTCCGGAATGTTCAACCAAGGCTGGCAAGGGTTGTTGCCGCTGCTCATCGGCGGGGTGGTACTGGTGTTCATGCTGATTGCGGGTATCATCAAATGGAAACGTTTTGTCTACTGGTTTGAAGACGGGGAGTTGCGGATCGAGTACGGCTTATTCGTTAAAAAGAAACGTTATATTCCGTTCGAACGCATTCAAAGCTTAAATTATATAGAAGGCATTTTCCACCGGCCGTTCGGGCTTGTGAAAGTGAAGGTCGAAACGGCTGGTTCCGGGAAAGCCGGGCAGGCGGAAGCTGAACTGACTGCTATTTACCGCGCGGAAGCCGACCGCATCGAACAGGAAATGCACATGGCGAAGCGAGGTTATGCGGCACAAGCGGAGGCAACGGTCGAAATGCTCTATGGCCCGGCCGAAGCTGCACCAATGCGCGAGGAGCCTGTGGAAGAATCGGCGCGTGTATTGTACCGGATGAGCATGAAGGAATTATTGGTGCTCGCGACAACTTCCGGGGGGATCGGTGTCGTTATTTCTGGTGTCGCCTTATTCCTATCGCAGTTTGCCGAGCTGATTCCTTATGACGCGATTTATGAAGAAGTCATGCTCTTCATGCGCTTCGGCTATTTGGTCGTTGCGTTGACTGTATTTGCAGGGCTATTGCTTGCCTGGGTTATTTCGGTAGCCATGACACTCATTGCTAATTATCAATTCACCATCTACGCAGATGATGAACGGATTTACATTACGCGCGGCTTATTGGAGAAGAAAAAAGTCTCTGTGCCGTTTAACCGTGTGCAGGGCATTAAAATGACGCAAAATCCGCTGCGCCAATTATTCGGCTATGTTCATGTGACGGTCGAAAGCGCAGGTGGGACTTTAGCCGATAAAGATGAAAAAATCCGTTTGTTCCCGCTCGTCAAGCAAGAGAAAATGAAACCAGTTTTGGACGAGTTGTTCCCGGATTTTGACTGGTCGCCAGAATTGACGCGCTTGCCGAAAAGAAGCCGTCCGTTCTTCTACCGCTTGTCGATCGGCTGGCTGATTCCGGCATTCGCGGCGCTCGGCTATTTCTTTTATCCTTATGGCTTGTGGGCGCTTGCGGTCGTTCCGTTCATCATAGCCATCGGGTTATGGCAGCATCGCACAGCAGGCTACGCCATCTCGGGTCGCCAATTAACGGCGCAGTTCCGAGGGATTAGCCTGCACCGCTTTTACATGCTAAAAAAACGCATTCAAGTAGTCGTGGTGACGAGAACGATTTTCCAGCGCCGGCGAGATGTTGCGTCTGTTCATGCGACGATTAAATCCGGCATGCTTGGAGCGACTGCACTCGTGCCGAATCTGTCGCGGGAAGATGCCGAAGAAATTCTTGCTTGGTACGAGCCATCGAGGCAACGCCAGACAATGGATCGTGAACAAACGAAAAACCCTCAACCGAATGAAATCGGCTGAGGGTTTTTCGTAATGATTAGCGGCGGTTTTTGGCGCGCCAGCTAACGATGCGTTTTGGATGGAAATAACTGAGCCCGATCAAGAAACCGGTGATCATGCCAGCGATGTGCGCTGTGACATTGATGTTCGGTGTCACGAATGTCATGACTATGCTAATGACGATAATCGGGAGTATAATTTGTTTGAGTTGCGGTAATGCACGGCCGCCGTAATAAACGAGGGCACCGAATGCGCCGAAGATCCCGAAGATTGCGCCGCTTGCACCGACATGTACATAATCGAGCGGTTGCAGGAAATAAGTGGCCGCCGATGCGAACAGGCCGGCCAGCATATAAATCGTGATAAAACGCACTTTGCCGGTCAAGCGCTCAAGTTCTGGCCCGAACAAGAACAGCGAGAACATATTAAATAGCAAGTGCATAAAACCGCCGTGCAGGAAGATTGGTGTCACGAAACGCCACCACTCGCCATTTGCGATATGGAAGTTCGACCCAACGCCGTAATAGTAAATGTATTCGCCGAGCGCTGGCAACCATGTCAGCAAGTGAATGAGGACATTCAACGCGATCAATGTGGATACGACCGGGTACATTCTTAAGTACTGTGAAAAACTTTCTCTTCTGATAAACAATAAGGTCACCTCAATTTCATAGCTTTATTATACCCGTTACCCATTTGCGAATGAAAGGAGAAACCTTTATGATAACAGGAATCGGTCTGGATATTGTCGAGTTGGACAGAATCCGCAAACTCGATGAAAGATCTTCTAAATTCCGTGAGCGTGTCTTGACTGAATCGGAACTTGCGGAATATCTTCTATTGAAAAAGAAACGCCAAACCGAATTTCTAGCAGGGCGTTTTGCGGCGAAAGAAGCATTTGCCAAAGCTCGCGGCACCGGAATCGGCGCAGCATGCCCGTTTTCGGATATGGAAATCCGAAAAGACGAAAACGGCAAACCCGGCATGTTTTTCCGCGGTGTGGAATGCGGGTTCGTGTCGATCACCCATTCAAAAGAATTTGCCGCCGCACAAGTTGTTTTGCAAACCGAATGAACAGGATGTGTAGATTATGGAAAATTACCGACCGACAAAGGCAGTCATCAATTTGGAGGCAATCCGGAAAAATCTCACGGCTTTTCAGCAACGGGCTGGCCACGCTGATGTAATTGCAGTGGTGAAAGCGGATGGCTACGGTCATGGAGCGGAGGCAATTGCTCGCGTTGCCATTGAGTCCGGCGTCCGTCTGCTGGCGGTTGCCACGCCAGACGAAGCAGTATCGCTGCGCCGCGTGGGAATTGACCAGGACATTCTTGTGATGGGATCAGTGCCTGCTGCATTCGTCCCTGTTGCTCAGCGAGAAAATATTATCGTCACCGCCTTGTCGCTTGAATGGATAGAGGCGGCGCAGGATGCGATTGAACCGGGACCTCCGCTTCGTGTTCACTTAAAAGTTGATACGGGAATGGGGCGCCTTGGCATACAGCCGGAGGAAGCGGAAGTGGCATATGCCAAACTGGTGTCAGGCCCATTTTCATTCGATGGCATCTTCACACATTTCGCAGCAGCAGACGATGAAGATTCGACGCTTTTTAATCGCCAAGCTGAACGGATGAATAAGGTGTTGGAACAATTGCCAGACGGCGTGATGGTTCACCTATCAAATAGCGCGGCAACACTGATGCACCCTTCTGTCGCTTGTGACGCTGTTCGGATCGGCATCTCGCTCTATGGCATCGCCCCGTCGTCTTATGTCGGAGAACATTCGCCAATTGCGCTAGAGCCTGCTTTAAGCCTAGAAACGGAAATCGCCCACATCAAGAAAGTGCAGCCAGGTACAACAATTAGCTACGGGGCGACTTACCGCAGCGAACAAGAAGAATGGATCGCGACGCTCCCTGTCGGCTATGCAGACGGCATGCTGCGCGGCTTGCAAGGGCAAGAAGTACTTGTGCGCGGAGAGCGAGTGCCGATTGTCGGGCGCATCTGCATGGACCAATGCATGATTCGCTTGAACGAGCGCTTGCCAGTCGGTGAACCGGTCCAATTGATTGGACAACAAGGGGGCAAGGTAGTCTTAATCGACGAATGGGCCGAAAAGCTGGGCACAATCCCCTATGAGATCCCTTGTGTTTTGACGAAGCGGGTGCCGCGCGTCTATGTGAATGGCACCAAAAATGCCGGAGTGCCTTTTCAGCCGAACGATACAATGGTAAGATGAGAAGGTAACTAGACAGAGATCGGGATTTTCGGAGGTGTCGGCTGTGTACGAGAAGTCAAAGACGAAAGAAGTGGTAGTCAAGTTGCCGAAGCAATTCATGTCGGAGCTTACTGCGCACTCAGGTGAACGCATTGAGGAAAACGGTGAATTCATCTATGTATCGACTCAACGAGTAACAAAAAATGTCTACGATTCATATCATATTCGGGAAGCGATGATCAAGGGCTACGTGGAAATGTCGCAGATCAACCTGTCAATTGCCTGCGAATGTTCGCACGCTGAGTACGAAGCGGAGCACACGACAGTGCAACTCGTAAGCGGAGGGTGACAACTTGATTGTAAAACGCGGGGATGTTTTTTTCGCAGAATTATCACCGGTCGTCGGGTCTGAGCAAGGCGGGACCCGTCCGGTTTTGGTGATACAAAACGATATCGGGAACCGATTTAGTCCGACAGTGATCATTGCGGCGATCACCGCCCAGATCCAAAAAGCCAAATTGCCGACACACGTAGAAATCAACGCCAAGAAATACGGATTTGAGCGTGACTCTGTAATTTTGCTTGAACAATTGCGGACGATTGATAAATCGCGTTTGACTGATAAAATTACACAGCTGGACGATGCGTTGATGGAGAAGGTGGACGAAGCCTTAGAAATCAGTGTCGGACTTGTAAAATTTTAGCATACATACTCCATGGAATGCCCCGAGATGGTCTGTCTCGGGGTATTTTCGTATAGAAAATCACCACTACTTTGGCACTTCATCAAAAAAGATGTGAAATGCGCCGTTTTCCGATACAATGAATAGACAAGTATGAAATTGTGGCTACGAGGGTCACCGGGAGGGTTTTACGACAAGATGAACAAACAAATGGCTACATATATACAAGAAAATATGACTGGTATCATTGCTGACTGGCAACAGAAGATGAGAGATGAGAAAGACGAGCCCTCTTTTCAGGTAATGTCGGAGGAGATGGTGAACCAGACAAGCCGCGAATTTGCGGGGTTGATGACATCGAGTCTTCTTGAAAGCTACCAGATTTACGAAAACCGCTTGCAGGATTTCGCTGAGAAAGTAGTTCGCCTTGGCTGGTCCATTACCTTCATGACGAAAGCGATCGATCATTTCGCTGAAATCGTCTACGAAGGAATGCGTGAAGCGGGTACAATCCACCCGGATAATATGGACGGATTTATCCATGAATTCGCAAATTGGGCCCAACCGATTCGCAATAGCATGATTCACACATATTCCAAAGCCTGGGAGCGTACGGTGAGCTTGCAGAAGATAGCATTGCAGGAACTATCCGCTTCCTTGATCCCGGTCTTCGACAAAGTATCTGTCATGCCACTCGTCGGGACGATCGACACTGAACGGGCGAAATTGATTATGGAAAACTTACTCGACGGTGTCGTCAAGCATCGCGCGGAAGTGGTTTTGCTGGATATTACAGGCGTGCCGGTCGTCGATACCATGGTCGCTCATCATATTATCCAAGCGGCAGATGCAGTCCGCCTGGTTGGAGCGAAATGCATGCTCGTCGGGATACGGCCGGAAATTGCCCAGACGATCGTCACGCTCGGTATCAATTTGAACGACTTTACGACAACGAGCACGCTTCAGCGAGGCGTAGAACAAGCACTGGCTTGGACAAACCGAAAAATTGTGGAGGTTGAAGAAGTATGAATGTGAGAATCCCAATTCTAAAACTAAGAGATACATTAATCGTTTCGATCCAATGGGAGTTAGATGACCAAACGGCATTGCAATTCCAGGAAGATCTTTTGACTAAATTGCACGAAACTAGCGCCCGTGGGGTGGTCATCGATTTGACGTCGATCGACTTTATTGATTCATTCATTGCCAAAGTACTGGGGGATGTCATTAGCATGTCCAGCCTGATGGGGGCAAGAGTGGTTATTACCGGTATCCAGCCGGCAGTTGCCATCACTTTGATCGAGCTCGGAATTCGACTTGAAGATGTTATGACGGCACTTGACCTAGAGAACGGCTTGGAGAAACTTCAATTGGAATTGGAGGCTTGAAGATGAGCGACCAATCCTCAGTGGAAATCTTAACAGAATGGGATATTGTAGCGGCACGCCAACTCGGGCGTAATGTCGCCAAGGAGCTCGGATTCGGCACCGTGGACCAAGCGCGAATCACGACGGCCATCAGCGAGCTTGCCCGCAATATTTATTTATACGCCGGTCAGGGCAGGATCGAAATCCAGCAGCTGGCCGAAAACGGCATGAAAGGAATCCTGATCATCGCTGCTGATAGCGGCCCGGGGATTCCGGATGTCAGAAAAGTAATGGAAGACGGTTTTACGACATCAGGGGGACTGGGTGCAGGCTTACCGGGTGTCAAGCGCTTAATGGATGATTTCAAAATTGAAACGATCCAAGGCGAAGGGACAGATATACGGGCTACGAAGTGGCTCCGCTAGGGGGAACGCTAAATGCCTCAACACATTGAAGCGCAATATCAAGAGATTCTGAACGAATATGTAAAAAAGCAGACGGAGCAAAATTTGTACGTCGGCCAAAATTTCAGCAGGCAACTAATTCTGGAGAATATTTCCCCAGAAGAAGTGATCAGCATGCACAAAGCAGCCATCGGGGAGCTCTATAGCGATCTCCCGGATGTTGTTTGGCATTCATTTGATTTCCTGATCGAAATGATGATCAATTATGGATTGGCATTGCAGGAACGCCAAAGTCTATTGAAACGCCAGGAAGAATTGAAAGTGGAAATGGACTTGGCAGCCAATGTGCAGGAAACTTTGCTCAAGACAAAATTGCCGTCTTTGGATGGTTTGGATATCGGCTTATTGTCGATCCCAGCCAAGAAGATGAACGGAGATTATATTTATTTCGTCAGCGATTATGATGGATACGCCGGGGTAGCTGTTGCCGATGTCATCGGAAAAGGGCTTCCGGCGGCTCTTTGCATGTCCATGATTAAGTTTGGCATGGATAGCTTGAACAGCTCGCACGCCTTGCCGAAAGACGTGCTTGGCGTCATCAACCGGATCGTGGAAAAAAGCGTCGATGATTCGATGTTTGTCTCAATGTTTTATGCAAATTACGATGCGGGAGCAGCGAGACTTACATATGGGTCGGCAGGACACGAACCTGCAATCCTCTACCGCGCGGATTCTGGGGAATTTAGCGAGCTAGAAGCAAAAGGTTTGCTGCTTGGCGTTTCACCGGCAGCGGTATACGAAGAGCATTCCGTTATTTTGGAAAAAGGCGATATGGTCATTATGATGACAGATGGAGTAACAGAAGGCCGAACAGAAGAAGGCTTTATCGAACGGGATGTCATCTACGAATTGATCGAACAAAAGAAAACAGAGCCAGCCCAGGCAATCGTTCAGCACGTTTACGATGAACTGGAGCGGATGCAAAATGCAGAACTTCAGGATGATTTCACTTTAGTGGTTTATAAGAAGGGGTAATTTGAGGTTTAAAAGCATTAAATGGCGGGTAAGAAAGCTTAGAATGGCTTTTTTTCGGCTGAATTGAATCATACAAAACGGGGTGTCATATAGAGATGAATATTCAAGTTAATTTGACAGAAAATGACAATAAATTAAAAGGCGATATTCACGGAGAAATCGATGCACATACAGCACCGGTGCTACGTGAAAAATTAGAAGCATACCAAGAACAAGAAGGCTTGAATGCCGAACTGGATTTATCAGGAGTGGATTATATGGATAGCACAGGATTAGGCGTTTTTGTCGCTTTCTATAAATCCATTAATGCAAAAGGCGGGCATTTGAAACTGACTGGCCTATCCAGCCGCTTGAAGCGACTCTTTGATATCACAGGTTTGGGCGATATCATGGATATTGAAGCTGCAGTCGGGAAGGGTGGTAATTAATCATGCGTCCTTTCGATTATGTAGAAATGCGCGTTCCGGCCAAATCTCAATACGTAGGTGTCGCCCGTCTGACGATTTCGGGTCTCGCAAGCCGTATCGGGTTTTCATTTGATGATATCGAGGATTTAAAAATTGCCTCGAGTGAAGCAGTAACTAACGCTGTCCAGCACGCTTATTCTGAAGGTGAAGAAGGCGAAGTGGTCATTGGTTGTGCGCTGTATGAAGATAAAATTGAAATTATGGTAGCCGACCACGGCCAAAGCTTCGATTTTGAAGAAACCAAGGCAAAAGTGGGACCATATCACGATCAGGAAGAAGGAGCGTTCCTGCGCGAAGGAGGTCTCGGCCTGTATTTGATCGAAACGCTTATGGATGAAGTGAAAGTGCATCACCAGGAAGGCGTTACTGTCTTTATGACCAAGCATGTTGAAGGGGAGCGGGTGGAAGAGGATGTCGAAACAATCTCATCCTAATCAGCCAACGAAAGAACAGGTACTGGAATGGATTGAAGCTTACCAAAAAACCGAGGACGAGGAAGCGCAAACGAACCTGGTCCTCAATTATCGCCGCTTGGTAGAATCGATTGCCCGCAAGTATTCTAACGGGAAATCCTATCATGAAGACATCGCACAAGTCGGGATGCTCGGCTTGCTCGGTGCGATTCGGCGTTATGACCCATCTTATGGCCGCAGCTTCGAAGCTTTCGCAGTGCCGACCATTATTGGCGAAATCAAGCGCTTTTTGCGTGATAAAACATGGGCTATCCATGTGCCGCGCCGCATTAAAGAGTTGGGGCCGCGCATTAAAGCGACTGTGGAAGTGCTGACAACAGAGCTCCAGCGATCGCCGCAAGTATGGGAAATTGCTGAATACCTGGATGTTGAAGAAGACGACATTTTAGAAGCGATGGAGATGGGCAAAAGCTATCAAGCACTTTCCATGGACCATTCACTCGAGGCGGATTCGGACGGCAGTACAGTTACTTTGTTTGACGTAGTCGGCCAAGAAGATGACGGATATGAAAAAGCGGATCAGCGCATGCTCGTGGCGGAAGCGATGAATGTCCTTTCTGATCGGGAAAAGCAGATCATCCAATACACTTACATAGAGCAGCTGAGCCAAAAAGAAGCAGGCGACAGATTGGGAATTTCCCAAATGCACGTGTCGCGTCTTCAGCGGAAAGCCATTAAAAAGCTTCAGGAAGCCATTTTGGCTGCTGGCGGGGTTTCCTAGTGGAAGAAATTCGCCATGACAATGTGGAAGCCTATGCCTACAACGCAGCAAAAAAAGGGAATTACGAATCTGGCGACAGTTATTACACTGTATTGACGGATGAATACTTTATTTGCTCCGTAGCCGATGGTTTGGGAAGTGGGCCTGTAGCGCGTGAATCGTCACAGGTCATCCCGCAAATCCTGAAAGATTATCATCATGAGACAATCGATC
This is a stretch of genomic DNA from Planococcus maritimus. It encodes these proteins:
- a CDS encoding alpha/beta hydrolase, with the translated sequence MKTGVLCIHGFTGGPFEVEPFADYLSEQTDWIIEIPTLPGHGEKLDLGDQRAEVWMMEAELALKRLKAQADRVIVVGFSMGGLIAMYLSMRYKIDRLVLLSAAVKYISPVQIREEVCEAIRDLVSKRINQNALYHLYEYKFRNTPIRSTIEFLRVVKTVEPYYRLIDVPAFIVQGEKDGVVPPSAAQHIYDHLGSTEKHLYHSATGKHLICYSDDVAEWFPKALEFMRKEQ
- a CDS encoding DEAD/DEAH box helicase codes for the protein MVKFTELNISETTLKSVRRMGFEEATPIQEGTIRLGMEGKDIIGQAQTGTGKTTAFGIPLIEKIDTRDGSVQGLVIAPTRELAIQVSEELYNLGKDKNVRILSVFGGQEIGRQIRALKNRPQIIVGTPGRLLDHINRRTLKLENVNTLVLDEADEMLNMGFIEDIQSIMSNVPDTRQTLLFSATMPDPIRRIAEKFMKTPEIVKIKSKEMTVENIEQFFVKSVEREKFDILSRLLNVQQPELAIVFGRTKRRVDELAHALNLRGYLAEGIHGDLSQAKRMSVLKQFKANKIDILVATDVAARGLDISGVSHVYNFDIPQDPESYVHRIGRTGRAGKKGVAVTFVTPREMGYLSIVERTTKKKMEALVPPTADEAVIGLQRVAVEQLETMTEKNNLGSYRELATEMLEKHDAVDLIAAALKTLTKDPEDAPVQITEERPLPSRGGGGYKGKGGGGRSSGGGYKGKGGGGRSSGGGYKGRRESSSSSRPSGGGRPGRTRRHES
- a CDS encoding PH domain-containing protein encodes the protein MNHQPKNRISRKGLTVWRLYGMIETVVVALLLAGVGTLTYFFDWPNWIYAAAGGLLVLFAFLFVYLFPKIRWERWRYEVRDQEIELQHGLFIVKRTLVPMVRVQHVDTEQGPILRKYDLSEISISTAATTHTIPALITEEADELRSRISVLARVAEDDV
- a CDS encoding PH domain-containing protein codes for the protein MSETRYKLHPISALINFLKGLKELILPFVIIFGANLFREDGISGMFNQGWQGLLPLLIGGVVLVFMLIAGIIKWKRFVYWFEDGELRIEYGLFVKKKRYIPFERIQSLNYIEGIFHRPFGLVKVKVETAGSGKAGQAEAELTAIYRAEADRIEQEMHMAKRGYAAQAEATVEMLYGPAEAAPMREEPVEESARVLYRMSMKELLVLATTSGGIGVVISGVALFLSQFAELIPYDAIYEEVMLFMRFGYLVVALTVFAGLLLAWVISVAMTLIANYQFTIYADDERIYITRGLLEKKKVSVPFNRVQGIKMTQNPLRQLFGYVHVTVESAGGTLADKDEKIRLFPLVKQEKMKPVLDELFPDFDWSPELTRLPKRSRPFFYRLSIGWLIPAFAALGYFFYPYGLWALAVVPFIIAIGLWQHRTAGYAISGRQLTAQFRGISLHRFYMLKKRIQVVVVTRTIFQRRRDVASVHATIKSGMLGATALVPNLSREDAEEILAWYEPSRQRQTMDREQTKNPQPNEIG
- a CDS encoding rhomboid family intramembrane serine protease, whose amino-acid sequence is MFIRRESFSQYLRMYPVVSTLIALNVLIHLLTWLPALGEYIYYYGVGSNFHIANGEWWRFVTPIFLHGGFMHLLFNMFSLFLFGPELERLTGKVRFITIYMLAGLFASAATYFLQPLDYVHVGASGAIFGIFGAFGALVYYGGRALPQLKQIILPIIVISIVMTFVTPNINVTAHIAGMITGFLIGLSYFHPKRIVSWRAKNRR
- the acpS gene encoding holo-ACP synthase; the protein is MITGIGLDIVELDRIRKLDERSSKFRERVLTESELAEYLLLKKKRQTEFLAGRFAAKEAFAKARGTGIGAACPFSDMEIRKDENGKPGMFFRGVECGFVSITHSKEFAAAQVVLQTE
- the alr gene encoding alanine racemase, producing the protein MENYRPTKAVINLEAIRKNLTAFQQRAGHADVIAVVKADGYGHGAEAIARVAIESGVRLLAVATPDEAVSLRRVGIDQDILVMGSVPAAFVPVAQRENIIVTALSLEWIEAAQDAIEPGPPLRVHLKVDTGMGRLGIQPEEAEVAYAKLVSGPFSFDGIFTHFAAADDEDSTLFNRQAERMNKVLEQLPDGVMVHLSNSAATLMHPSVACDAVRIGISLYGIAPSSYVGEHSPIALEPALSLETEIAHIKKVQPGTTISYGATYRSEQEEWIATLPVGYADGMLRGLQGQEVLVRGERVPIVGRICMDQCMIRLNERLPVGEPVQLIGQQGGKVVLIDEWAEKLGTIPYEIPCVLTKRVPRVYVNGTKNAGVPFQPNDTMVR
- a CDS encoding transcriptional regulator encodes the protein MYEKSKTKEVVVKLPKQFMSELTAHSGERIEENGEFIYVSTQRVTKNVYDSYHIREAMIKGYVEMSQINLSIACECSHAEYEAEHTTVQLVSGG
- a CDS encoding type II toxin-antitoxin system PemK/MazF family toxin, with product MIVKRGDVFFAELSPVVGSEQGGTRPVLVIQNDIGNRFSPTVIIAAITAQIQKAKLPTHVEINAKKYGFERDSVILLEQLRTIDKSRLTDKITQLDDALMEKVDEALEISVGLVKF
- a CDS encoding RsbT co-antagonist protein RsbRA; the encoded protein is MNKQMATYIQENMTGIIADWQQKMRDEKDEPSFQVMSEEMVNQTSREFAGLMTSSLLESYQIYENRLQDFAEKVVRLGWSITFMTKAIDHFAEIVYEGMREAGTIHPDNMDGFIHEFANWAQPIRNSMIHTYSKAWERTVSLQKIALQELSASLIPVFDKVSVMPLVGTIDTERAKLIMENLLDGVVKHRAEVVLLDITGVPVVDTMVAHHIIQAADAVRLVGAKCMLVGIRPEIAQTIVTLGINLNDFTTTSTLQRGVEQALAWTNRKIVEVEEV
- a CDS encoding STAS domain-containing protein, with amino-acid sequence MNVRIPILKLRDTLIVSIQWELDDQTALQFQEDLLTKLHETSARGVVIDLTSIDFIDSFIAKVLGDVISMSSLMGARVVITGIQPAVAITLIELGIRLEDVMTALDLENGLEKLQLELEA